A genomic window from Onychostoma macrolepis isolate SWU-2019 chromosome 22, ASM1243209v1, whole genome shotgun sequence includes:
- the LOC131530692 gene encoding uncharacterized protein LOC131530692 isoform X2: protein MLKCFNIMKIVQLHLHLLIWCRAAETLTDHLTDLGQNVSINCDFDVTEVNWLLLKLPDPPVMILRSSTTSATFHYNKTSKHKYSVQSKHGLFINNVTVDDLGLYYCLTTDSPPKYSDGTRIYFTEIQNHIVVKYTEQNQTHWQIITLISAFINALLIIVIIGLVKVFVLGSKRTRDGSEQSQDTNLQQLQVVDLEPPQDSSQEQCITADLSTPCKRFQPRRINSTYALLELPESTTHNNI, encoded by the exons ATGTTGAAGTGTTTTAACATAATGAAGATCGTGCAGCTTCATCTCC ATCTGCTCATATGGTGTCGAGCTGCAGAGACTTTAACAGATCATTTAACAGATTTGGGTCAAAACGTGTCTATAAACTGTGATTTTGATGTAACGGAGGTTAACTGGTTATTACTGAAACTACCAGATCCTCCAGTTATGATATTACGCTCTTCCACAACTTCAGCTACTTTTCACTACAACAAAACATCTAAACACAAATATTCAGTGCAAAGTAAACATGGCCTGTTCATAAATAATGTCACTGTTGATGATTTAGGACTTTATTACTGTTTGACCACAGACTCTCCTCCAAAATACAGCGACGGCACCAGAATATACTTCACTG AGATCCAGAATCATATAGTGGTGAAGTACACTGAACAGAATCAGACACACTGGCAGATTATTACCCTCATATCTGCTTTCATAAATGCTCTTCTGATCATTGTGATCATAG gacTAGTAAAGGTGTTTGTTCTTGGAAGCAAGAGAACCAGAGACGGCTCGGAACAATCTCAAGATACAAACCTACAGCAGCTTCAAGTTGTGGATCTTGAACCACCACAAGACTCAAGCCAAGAACAG TGCATTACGGCAGACCTTTCCACACCATGTAAAAGGTTTCAGCCGCGCCGAATAAACAGCACATATGCACTTCTAGAGCTGCCAGAATCAACAACACATAATAATATCTGA
- the LOC131530692 gene encoding uncharacterized protein LOC131530692 isoform X1: protein MLMVLSYFVCVCMFSFTDLLIWCRAAETLTDHLTDLGQNVSINCDFDVTEVNWLLLKLPDPPVMILRSSTTSATFHYNKTSKHKYSVQSKHGLFINNVTVDDLGLYYCLTTDSPPKYSDGTRIYFTEIQNHIVVKYTEQNQTHWQIITLISAFINALLIIVIIGLVKVFVLGSKRTRDGSEQSQDTNLQQLQVVDLEPPQDSSQEQCITADLSTPCKRFQPRRINSTYALLELPESTTHNNI, encoded by the exons ATGTTAATGGTGCTGTcatattttgtttgtgtgtgtatgttttcttTCACAGATCTGCTCATATGGTGTCGAGCTGCAGAGACTTTAACAGATCATTTAACAGATTTGGGTCAAAACGTGTCTATAAACTGTGATTTTGATGTAACGGAGGTTAACTGGTTATTACTGAAACTACCAGATCCTCCAGTTATGATATTACGCTCTTCCACAACTTCAGCTACTTTTCACTACAACAAAACATCTAAACACAAATATTCAGTGCAAAGTAAACATGGCCTGTTCATAAATAATGTCACTGTTGATGATTTAGGACTTTATTACTGTTTGACCACAGACTCTCCTCCAAAATACAGCGACGGCACCAGAATATACTTCACTG AGATCCAGAATCATATAGTGGTGAAGTACACTGAACAGAATCAGACACACTGGCAGATTATTACCCTCATATCTGCTTTCATAAATGCTCTTCTGATCATTGTGATCATAG gacTAGTAAAGGTGTTTGTTCTTGGAAGCAAGAGAACCAGAGACGGCTCGGAACAATCTCAAGATACAAACCTACAGCAGCTTCAAGTTGTGGATCTTGAACCACCACAAGACTCAAGCCAAGAACAG TGCATTACGGCAGACCTTTCCACACCATGTAAAAGGTTTCAGCCGCGCCGAATAAACAGCACATATGCACTTCTAGAGCTGCCAGAATCAACAACACATAATAATATCTGA